A genomic window from Camelina sativa cultivar DH55 chromosome 2, Cs, whole genome shotgun sequence includes:
- the LOC104723377 gene encoding isoleucine--tRNA ligase, chloroplastic/mitochondrial-like has product MAKIILILAAQILLLAITVASAGKNGEDFARRVSRKHLHHGLGKKEKLTHLRVYWHDILSGRNPSSIRIHRPVPNYSTSSIFGSMTMIDNALTSDEPINSTVVGQAQGMYAGADQEELGFLMAMNFAFKTGKYNGSSITILGRNVVMSKVREMPVVGGSGMFRLARGYVEARTKWFDRKTGDATVEYNLKKMSSFFKSFAGNPREAAAMAMVQSSSYRVLSGRSSSNLRRNTPLDSFLAKGSSSVKAFSFLYVSRYSTESNNEFGHSSKRRSRGPVMAAKKASQGEKQEDGKYKHTVDLPKTGFGMRANSLTREPELQKLWEEHQVFKRVSDNNNGGSFILHDGPPYANGDLHMGHALNKILKDIINRYKLLQNYKVQYVPGWDCHGLPIELKVLQSLDQEVRKDLTPLKLRAKAAKFAKATVKTQMESFKRFGVWADWNHPYLTLDPEYEAAQVEVFGQMALKGYIYRGRKPVHWSPSSRTALAEAELEYPEGHISKSIYAIFKLVGGAKPSLLDEFIPNICLAVWTTTPWTMPANAAVAVNAKLQYSVVEVQSFSEDESAVTGNKKKMSGKVLKNKQKLFVIVATDLVPALEAKWGVKLIISKTFLGSDLENCRYTHPIDNRDCPVVIGGDYITTESGTGLVHTAPGHGQEDYATGLKYGLPLVSPVDDEGKFTEEAGQFRGLSVLGEGNSAVVSYLDENMSLVMEESYAHKYPYDWRTKKPTIFRATEQWFASVEGFRTATMDAIKNVKWIPHQAVNRISAMTSSRSDWCISRQRTWGVPIPAFYHVKTKEPLMNEETINHVKSIISQKGSDAWWYMSVEDLLPESYRDKAADYEKGTDTMDVWFDSGSSWAGVLGKREGLTFPADVYLEGTDQHRGWFQSSLLTSIATEGKAPYSAVITHGFVLDEKGMKMSKSLGNVVDPRLVIEGGKNSKDAPAYGADVMRLWVSSVDYTGDVLIGPQILRQMSDIYRKLRGTLRYLLGNLHDWRVDNAVPYQDLPIIDQHALFQLENVVKNIQECYENYQFFKIFQIIQRFTIVDLSNFYFDIAKDRLYTGGSSSFTRRSCQTVLSTHLLSILRVIAPIVPHLAEDVWQNLPFEYRNEDGSAAKFVFELKWPTLNEQWLSFPAEDVLFWQRLLELRTEVNKVLELARNEKMIGSSLEAKVYLHTADAGMATKLLEMSEAKNEADTLQRIFITSQVEVLSSMNEIVSSVQHTGEYVEGENKVWIGVSRAEGSKCERCWNYSGQVGSFSDHPTLCGRCFNVIVANPPEPAVAAVIS; this is encoded by the exons ATGGCAAAGATCATTCTGATCCTCGCCGCACAAATCCTCCTCCTCGCCATCACCGTTGCCTCCGCCGGAAAAAACGGTGAAGACTTCGCAAGAAGAGTTAGTCGAAAACACCTCCATCATGGCCtcggtaaaaaagaaaaactcacaCATCTCCGTGTCTATTGGCACGACATTTTAAGTGGTCGAAACCCAAGCTCCATCAGGATCCATCGACCGGTTCCGAACTACTCAACTTCCTCAATCTTTGGATCAATGACCATGATCGACAATGCTTTAACATCAGATGAGCCTATTAACTCGACTGTGGTAGGCCAAGCGCAAGGGATGTATGCCGGAGCAGACCAAGAGGAGCTAGGGTTCTTGATGGCTATGAACTTTGCTTTTAAGACAGGGAAGTACAATGGGAGTAGCATAACGATTCTTGGTCGGAACGTAGTGATGTCAAAGGTTAGGGAGATGCCGGTGGTTGGAGGCAGTGGAATGTTCCGGCTCGCTAGAGGATATGTCGAGGCTCGGACCAAGTGGTTCGATCGCAAGACTGGCGATGCTACTGTTGAGTACAACT TAAAGAAGATGTCGTCTTTCTTCAAATCTTTTGCGGGCAATCCCAGGGAAGCAGCTGCCATGGCGATGGTTCAGTCTTCATCTTACAGA GTATTGTCAGGTAGAAGTTCTTCTAATTTAAGGAGAAACACGCCCTTGGATTCTTTTCTTGCCAAGGGAAGTTCTTCCGTCAAGGCTTTTTCTTTCCTATATGTTTCACGGTATTCAACTGAATCAAACAATGAGTTTGGTCATTCATCAAAGCGAAGGTCTCGTGGGCCTGTTATGGCAGCAAAGAAAGCATCTCAAG GGGAAAAGCAAGAAGATGGAAAGTACAAGCACACAGTTGATTTGCCAAAGACAGGTTTTGGTATGAGAGCGAATTCTTTGACAAGGGAACCTGAACTCCAGAAGTTGTGGGAAGAGCACCAGGTCTTCAAGAGAGTTTCTGATAATAACAATGGA GGGAGTTTCATTCTTCATGATGGTCCTCCTTATGCCAATGGTGATCTGCATATGGGTCATGCTCTTAACAAGATACTAAAGGATATCATTAATCGCTATAAG CTGCTCCAAAACTATAAAGTTCAGTACGTTCCTGGGTGGGATTGCCACGGCCTCCCAATTGAGTTGAAAG TACTGCAGTCCCTAGATCAGGAAGTGAGGAAGGACCTTACACCATTAAAATTAAGGGCAAAGGCAGCGAAATTTGCAAAAGCAACAGTCAAAACACAAATGGAATCATTTAAG CGGTTTGGAGTGTGGGCAGACTGGAACCATCCTTATCTAACTCTTGATCCGGAATATGAAGCAGCCCAG GTTGAAGTATTTGGCCAGATGGCCTTGAAAGGGTACATCTATAGAGGTAGGAAGCCAGTTCACTGGAGCCCTTCATCTCGGACTGCTCTTGCAGAAGCTGAACTAGAG TATCCGGAGGGTCATATTTCCAAAAGCATATATGCTATCTTCAAATTGGTTGGTGGAGCAAAACCAAGCCTTTTAGATGAGTTTATCCCTAATATATGCTTGGCAGTATGGACAACTACACCTTGGACTATGCCAGCCAATGCTG CTGTCGCGGTGAATGCGAAGCTTCAGTACTCTGTTGTGGAAGTGCAGTCATTCTCAGAAGATGAATCTGCTGTGACAggcaacaaaaagaaaatgtctGGGAAGGTTCTAAAGAATAAACAAAAGCTTTTTGTGATTGTAGCAACCGACCTTGTGCCAGCATTAGAAGCGAAATGGGGTGTGAAGCTTATCATAAGTAAAACATTCCTTGGTTCAGATCTTGAAAACTGCAG GTACACACATCCAATTGATAACAGGGACTGTCCAGTCGTTATAGGGGGTGATTACATAACTACGGAATCAGGAACAGGGTTGGTCCACACTGCCCCTGGTCATGGTCAGGAGGATTACGCAACCGGCCTGAAGTATGGGCTGCCTCTTGTCTCTCCAGTAGATGATGAAGGAAAGTTCACTGAAGAAGCTGGACAGTTTAGAGGGCTCTCTGTCCTTGGAGAAGGGAATAGTGCTGTTGTCAGTTACCTGGACGAGAATATGTCTCTGGTCATGGAAGAATCTTATG CTCATAAATACCCATATGATTGGCGAACTAAGAAGCCTACGATATTTAGAGCGACTGAGCAGTGGTTTGCATCGGTTGAGGGGTTTCGCACGGCCACTATGGATGCAATCAAAAATGTAAAATGGATACCACATCAG GCAGTAAACAGAATATCTGCCATGACTTCCAGTCGATCTGATTGGTGCATCTCGAGACAAAGGACATGGGGTGTCCCTATCCCTGCCTTTTATCATGTTAAGACGAAAGAACCCCTCATGAATGAAGAGACAATTAACCATGTTAAAT CTATAATTTCCCAAAAGGGTAGTGACGCGTGGTGGTATATGTCAGTGGAAGACCTACTTCCTGAGAGTTATCGTGATAAAGCAGCTGATTATGAAAAGGGGACTGATACAATGGACGTCTGGTTTGACTCAG GATCTTCTTGGGCTGGTGTATTGGGGAAACGTGAGGGTCTTACTTTCCCTGCAGATGTGTATCTAGAAGGAACAGATCAGCATCGTGGGTGGTTTCAGAGTTCTTTGTTAACAAGCATTGCAACAGAAG GAAAAGCCCCTTATTCAGCTGTTATAACACATGGATTTGTATTGGATGAGAAGGGTATGAAAATGAGCAAGTCTCTAGGTAACGTAGTGGACCCACGTTTGGTCATTGAAGGAGGGAAAAATTCAAAG GATGCACCTGCTTATGGTGCTGATGTTATGCGTCTTTGGGTTTCTAGTGTAGATTACACAGGGGATGTACTGATAGGTCCACAGATTCTTCGTCAAATGTCTGATATATATAGGAAGTTGAGGGGAACATTACGATATCTCTTGGGCAATCTTCATGATTGGAGA GTTGATAATGCTGTTCCATACCAGGATTTACCTATCATTGATCAGCATGCTCTCTTTCAGCTTGAGAATGTTGTAAAGAACATACAAGAATGTTACGAGAACTACCagttctttaaaatatttcag ATCATACAAAGATTCACAATTGTTGATCTGTCAAATTTCTACTTCGATATTGCTAAAGATAGACTGTATACTGG GGGCAGTTCAAGTTTTACCAGAAGAAGCTGTCAAACAGTTCTTTCAACACATCTTTTGTCCATATTGAGAGTGATTGCTCCGATAGTACCTCACCTAGCAGAAGATGTCTGGCAGAATCTTCCATTTGAGTACAGAAATGAAGATGGCTCTGCAGCAAAGTTTGTCTTCGAACTTAAATGGCCTACATTGAATGAACAATGGCTTTCATTTCCTGCTGAAGATGTTCTCTTCTGGCAAAGGCTTCTCGAG TTGAGGACCGAGGTGAACAAAGTGCTGGAGCTCGCACGTAATGAGAAAATGATTGGTTCCAGTTTAGAAGCAAAGGTGTATCTGCATACTGCAGATGCAGGCATGGCTACAAAATTACTAGAGATGAGTGAAGCAAAGAACGAGGCTGACACTCTGCAACGCATATTCATAACATCACAG GTTGAGGTATTGTCGTCAATGAATGAGATAGTAAGCAGTGTACAACACACAGGAGAGTATGTGGAGGGAGAAAACAAAGTCTGGATTGGTGTGTCACGAGCTGAGGGGTCCAAGTGCGAGAGGTGCTGGAACTACTCGGGCCAGGTCGGGTCGTTCTCCGACCATCCTACTCTCTGTGGACGCTGCTTCAATGTCATTGTTGCTAATCCTCCTGAGCCTGCAGTTGCAGCCGTCATCAGCTGA